In Janibacter cremeus, a genomic segment contains:
- a CDS encoding HpcH/HpaI aldolase/citrate lyase family protein, with protein MSESYTPRRSVLYMPSSNARALEKAKTLPVDALILDLEDAVGPDDKPAAREAACAAVTSGEYGDRELTIRVNGIGTQWHDEDIAAAAKAGPAGIVVPKVDTADEVRQLVAAMAATGAPEHTKLWAMIETPAAIFNIREIAQASDRLVAFVMGTNDLVKELQADHVPGRAPLLTSLSWALLAAREAGIAVLDGVYNAVKDLEGFTTECEQGRDMGFDGKTLIHPGQVAVCNTTFAPSQDAVEEARGILTAWEEGAGTGVVTHNGKMIENLHVDIARRVLATHEAIRARS; from the coding sequence ATGAGCGAGAGTTACACCCCCCGGCGCTCGGTCCTCTACATGCCCAGCTCCAACGCCCGCGCGCTGGAGAAGGCGAAGACCCTGCCCGTCGACGCGCTCATCCTCGACCTCGAGGACGCCGTCGGCCCGGACGACAAGCCCGCCGCTCGCGAGGCCGCCTGCGCCGCAGTGACCTCCGGCGAGTACGGCGACCGTGAGCTGACCATCCGCGTCAACGGCATCGGTACCCAGTGGCACGACGAGGACATCGCGGCAGCCGCCAAGGCCGGTCCCGCCGGCATCGTCGTGCCCAAGGTCGACACCGCCGACGAGGTGCGCCAGCTCGTCGCCGCGATGGCGGCCACCGGCGCCCCGGAGCACACCAAGCTCTGGGCGATGATCGAGACGCCCGCCGCGATCTTCAACATCCGCGAGATCGCGCAGGCCTCCGACCGGCTCGTCGCCTTCGTCATGGGCACCAACGACCTGGTCAAGGAGCTGCAGGCCGACCACGTCCCCGGTCGTGCCCCGCTGCTCACCTCGTTGTCGTGGGCGCTGCTCGCGGCCCGCGAGGCCGGCATCGCGGTCCTGGACGGCGTCTACAACGCGGTCAAGGACCTCGAGGGCTTCACGACCGAGTGCGAGCAGGGCCGTGACATGGGCTTCGACGGCAAGACGCTCATCCACCCCGGCCAGGTCGCGGTGTGCAACACGACCTTCGCGCCGAGTCAGGACGCTGTCGAGGAGGCCCGGGGCATCCTGACGGCCTGGGAGGAGGGCGCCGGCACCGGCGTCGTCACCCACAACGGCAAGATGATCGAGAACCTCCACGTGGACATCGCCCGCCGGGTGCTGGCCACCCACGAGGCCATCCGCGCCCGGTCCTGA